A stretch of the Malus domestica chromosome 08, GDT2T_hap1 genome encodes the following:
- the LOC139198013 gene encoding transcription factor MYB73-like: MHGLQKILTHRREGAHENPNVNILVLTRDEQRLWQTGRIGSGKRSVEPRQRREATAARSPPRCSRNWSVTIKSMPGRSGKSCWQQWYNQQSPEVKQRAFTHEEDEITDEAHANYGNKWATIGRLLNDHTDNEISQ, translated from the exons ATGCATGGCTTGCAAAAGATTTTAACGCATAGGAGGGAGGGAGCACACGAGAACCCCAATGTTAACATTCTTGTTCTAACTAGGGATGAACAACGGTTATGGCAGACGG GGAGAATTGGATCGGGTAAAAGGTCTGTGGAGCCGCGACAACGACGAGAAGCTACGGCAGCTCGTTCACCTCCACGGTGCTCTCGCAACTGGTCAGTGACAATCAAGTCGATGCCAGGACGATCAGGCAAGTCCTGCTGGCAACAGTGGTACAACCAGCAATCGCCGGAGGTGAAGCAACGGGCCTTCACTCATGAGGAGGATGAGATCACGGACGAGGCGCATGCCAATTACGGAAATAAGTGGGCCACCATCGGCAGGCTCCTCAACGACCATACGGACAATGAGATATCTCAATAA